The Deltaproteobacteria bacterium PRO3 DNA window TCGGAGACACGGAAGGCGCTATCACCCTGCACGGCTCCTACGATCCCGTGACGCACCAACTGCGCCTGCCGCCCGTCGGCCGGGAGACCGCGCCCCGAGTTCTCGATCTGACGCCGATGATCGAGGCGCACCGCAGCTCGCCCGTGCCCCTGCTCTGGACCCCCGCGCTCGGCGCCCGCGTCCTGCCGCAACGGCTCAATCAGGCCTCCCGGGCCCGGATCAACCAGGCCATCGGCGACCTGAACCGCGACGGCAACATCAACCTGTTGATCAACGCCGACACCGGCGAGATCCTGAGCAACCTGATGTCCGTCGAATCCCTGGCGGATCTCGAGGGTGCGCCGCGCAACATCCTGCGGATCGGCGCCCGCTACAACGGCAACGACAAGACCTTGACGATTCCGGCCCCCAGAGGGGTCGATGGCGAATACGTCCTCGACATGGAGACCGGGCGCATCGAGCACCGCCTGCCCGAACGCGAAGGCGGTGAGGCCGGGGCCTCGCGGCCCGCGGAGGAGCGGCCCCGCGGCTCCGAACGCCGTCGCGCCTCGCGCCGGGAATCCACCCCCGAGACGGACGCCGACGACGCGGCCGACTCGACGGCCCGAAGGATCACCCGGCACAGGGTCCCGAACGCCCACATGGGCATCTTGACCACGCCGGCCCACGGCGAGACGGGGCCGGTGCAAGTCACCGTCCACTTCGGGGGAAGATCCGGCAAGATCCTGGGCATCAGCGAGGGGCACAGGCCCTCGACAAGCGAGCCCGATTTCCTCATTCCCGACAACCTGCCGGCCAGTGGCAACGTGCCTCGCAACCGCATCGCCCTGCACGGCGTCCACGACACGGAGGCTCGGCGCATCGTCCTCGAGGTCCCCGCCGCGGAAGGGCAAGAGGCCGGGACGATCACCATCGACTTGCGCAACGGGCGCATCCGCTTCGAGGCGCGTCCGACGCCTCCCGAGGGCCCCGGCGGCGGCACGCCCCCGCCGAGCGACGGCTCTCCGGAGGGAAATCCTCCGCTGGCCGCGGGTGAAGGAGACGGCGAAGCCTCGCCTCCGCCCGCCGCGGCCGACGCCGACGACTCGGAGACCACCGCGCCCCGCGCCGTCGTGAGGGCGGCGGACGAGACGGGCCCGCAGCCCGCGATCGATCCGGAGACCGACGTTCATGCCCCCCTCTTGATGGCCGAGATCCTCGACCCCGGCGAATCGCGCGCGGTGATTTCTCCCAACGTCCCGGGACGGCTGCGCGAGGGCCAACATTGGGCGATGATCCCGGGCGTGGGCGAGCTCTCGGCCTTCACCGAGACCGGAATGAGCAAGCACGCGACCCCGCGCAACGAGGACGCCTACGGTTTTTCGGTCGCCCAAGACGGTTCGCTGGTGGCCGTGGTCGCCGACGGCGCGGGCGGCAGCTCGACGGGCGACGCAGCCAGCGCGCGGGCGGTCGAAGTCATTCTCAATCGCGCCTCGGATCCCGCGGTGAGCCTGGGCCAGGCCTTCCGCGACGCGCACCCGGTGATCCTCTCGGACCTGCAGGCCGCCATCGAGGCGGCGCGCGCCGAACGGACGGCGGGACGGGACGTCGAGATCCCGGCCGACAGCTACACCGTCGCCACCGCCCTGCGCCTCGAGCCGGACGGCAGCGTCGAGGTCGCGACCGTCGGCGATTCCCAGGTCTGGATCGCCCGACCCAACGGGGGCGGCGCCTACGACGTGATCGCCCCCTACCTGCCAGCCAGCATGGCGGGCCTGCAGCGCGCCGCCCGCACGCCGGGCGTTACCACCACGGTGGGCATGAACGCCGTGGGCGGCGGCATCTTCACGCGCCTCGGCGGCAGCCCCCGTGAGGCGGCCCCTCCCATCACCGGCCGCATGGAAAGCGGGATCCCCAGCGGCATCTTCAACAACGAATTGACGATCCCGGCGTCGGACGGCTCCGGGGCCCGACAGCCCTTCATCGCCCAAGCGGGCGACCTCTTCCTGATGATGAGCGACGGCGTCCACACGCTGTTCAGCCGCGACCAGATGGCCTCCGTCATCCACGGTCTGGAAGGCGCCGAACCGGTGCGCCGGGCGATCCAGACCGAAGCTGCAGCGACGATGGACCTCTACCGCACAATGGCCCGCGGCCTGGCCCACGACCAGCGCGCCCTGATCGGCAGCGGCCGCTTCGAGGGCCATTACATCGACGCGGAAGGCCGCATCTACGACGCCCCGACCGACGGCAACCACGTGGGCAACGCCAGCCCAGACAACGTCGTCCTAATGGTCCTGCGCTACGATCCCTCCGTGGAGGGCGTGACGGCGGAGGAAGGCTCGCACTGAGAGGTTGAGCGATGACGCCCCCGCGCGAGGCACGAAATTTTCTCCTGGGATCTTCCCGTCCCCTCCCCGACCTGGACTTGAACCCCGAGGCCTCCGTCCGCCTGCGACTCGCCGCGGCCGCGGCCCGGGCCGAGGAGGACTCCCGCCACATCGAGCGGGAGGGCGCCGTCGACCGCTTTTCGTTGGAACCGGCGCTGCGCTACCGCCCCGACCTGGCCGGCAACTACCGCGAGATGAACGACCGGCAGTTGGAAATCTTCGTCCGCGACTCGCTGGCCGCGGGCCGCCGCGGGGAGCGGGTGCGTTATTACGACGCCCTCGCGGGGCAATTCGCCCTGCTGCAACGCGCGGCGAGCGAACAGGTCCCCGCCCTGACGCGGCTCTTCGTCGCCACGCTGGAGGAATACTCCAACTTCCTCCAGTACGCGCCCGACCTGAGCACCGAGGAGCGCCTGCGCTTCCTGTTCGCCGCGGCGCGGATCGGACACACCTATTTGAGCCACTTCCGCAGCCCTCCCCCCGGCGCCGCCTTGCCGGAGAGCGCGGAGGCCCTGCGGACGACCCTGGCCGCCGCCCTGGACGAGGTCGACGCCCAGCTGCAGGGCTACCACGCCCGGCTGGGGGCGGAGTCCTACCCGCTGTTCCCCCGCCTGCGCGGGGTGGCGGAGATCCTCGGCCTGCGCCGCGCCCTGTACCGCGGCGACGCGGCCGCGCAACGCCGCCACGCCCTGGCCTTGGCCGAGCATTTGAGCGCCCATCCCCCGACCGAGCTGGAAACCAGTTGGCATGCCCGAGCCGAGCGCGTCCTCTTGGAGGACCGCGAGATCGTCGCGCAGCTGAGGCATTTCGACGCGCCGTCGCTGCTGGAAGACCGCGCCGTCGCCCTCAACGCCCAGGCCCTCGAGTGGCTGGTCTTGGCGGCCGCCTCGCTGGACCGCGCCAACGAGGAGTCGGAAGCAGCCCTGCGCGCGCGCTACCGGGGCTTCAGCGCGGTCCTCACCGCGCTCGCGCTGCGGCACCCGGAATGGAGCTTGGAGGAAATGCTGCGCCGCCTGCGTTCCGCCGACTCTCAAGCCGGTCTGGTCACCGAGCTGGAGCAGACCCAATTGCGGAACGCCGAGGTCGCCCGCATGCTGACGGAGGCCCGCGGGGCTCAAAGCTTGGCCCAACTCACGGCCGCCGCGCGGGAGACCGCCCTGCACGTCGACCGCCTCGGCTACGGCATCGGCCGCAGCCTGCTTCCCGGCATCCTGGAGGCAAACCGGCGGCACCATCCGCTCTTGCGCATCGAGGCCGAGGTCCTGGGCCTTCCCAACCTGGGCGCCGAGTTGGGCCTGAACGGCCCGTTGCAGGGGCGCGAGCTCCTGCGCCGCCGCGCCCAAGGCATTGAACAACTGCGCGATTTCCAGAACCGGCATCCGGACCGTCCGGTCCAGAGACTGCTTAACCTCCTGCAGAGCGACGGCGAGGCGCCCCACCCGGCCGCGGGGATGGCCGGAGAGCTGCTCGAAATCTGGCAAGGGCGCCTGGCCGGGGCCGCCGACCACGAGGCCTTCGCCCTGCACGCCCTGTTCGGCGCCGTCGAGGAAAGCCGCGCGGAAGGCGGCGTCCCCGCCGAACTGCGGGCCCGCGCCCGGGCCCTTCGCGAGCGCGTGGACGGAACGGAATTCCGGACCCGGCGGATGTTCGGCCATCTTTTCTCCGCCTCCAACCTGGTCTCCTTGGGCGCGGGGATCCTCGCCGCGGAATTTCTCCCCAGCCTCCTGATCGCCCGAGCCGGCGCCGGCGGCTCGCTGGCGCTGCGCGGTATCCCCTTGGTCGCCCGCGGCTCGCTGACCCCTTGGGGCTCGGTGGCGACGGGGCTCGGCGTCGGCACGGCCTTGAGCGCCTTCGGCGCCGGCGCCCACAACTTGGACCGTTACGCGCAGGGCCTGAACACGCACTTCTGGCGCGACTTCGGCGCGAGCGCGGGGATCAACCTGGTCACCTTCGGCCTCACCATTCCATTTTCGCGCATTTTGCAGAATCGCCTGGCCGCCGGCGCGCGGGACCCCTTCCTGGTCGCCGACGGGCTTCGTTCGCGGGAGCTGGCCGTCCACGCGGGCACCGTCGCCTTTGGCGGCGCGACCGCCCTGGGCTTGGGCTTCGTCGGCCGCGGTGTCTTCGGCGGCCAGTGGTCGCTGTCGGGCGAGGAGGTCGCCGAGAATGTCCTTTCGATCGCGATGTGGGAGCTGGGCGCCGCCGGCCTGCGGCAGCTTCGAGGCCGCACGCTGGGCTTTGCCGGCCAATTGGGACCGCACCGCGCGGCTCGCCTCAACGAGCTCGTCCCCGCCTTGGTGGCGCGGGAGCCGGGGCTCGCGGGTCGCGAGGCGCTGCTCTCCCGCCTGCTCGCCCGCGGCGAGGTCCGCCACCCCGGCACCCTGGAGCGCTACCACCACGCCTTGGCGGAGGGAAGGATCCCGCAGCTCTTCGTGACGGGGCGCCGGGCCTCCTTGCGATTGGCGACGCCGGAAGAATTACCGCTGCGGCCGCCCGCCGCCGCGCCCGAGCCGACGCCCCCGCCGCCGGAGCCCCCACGCCCGGTCGTCATCGTTTGGGAGCGCGAGCCGATGCTTCGCCTCCCCGCGACCACCGCCAGCGAGGCCCCGCTGACACCCCTGACGCCCCGCTCGGATCCTCCGGGGACGCACCCTCCCCCGATTTCCCTCGAGGAATCGCCTTTTCGCCTGAGCGTGATGTCCGATCCGGCGAACTCGGAGCTAGGGGGGGCGATCGAATTCGGCGAATTGGCGGAGGGAACGGAACCCGGCGCGCGCATCCTCGGCCGCGCGGACTTTCGCTTCCTCTCCGAAGACCTGCGCCGCACCCTGAGCCGCGCCCACCTGGAGCTGCGCCTCGGCGAGGACGGCCAACTCTTGGCGCGCAACCTCAGCCGTGCCCGCACGCTGAACCCAGAAACGCAAGACCTCCTCGGCAGCTGGTACTATCGCGACGGCGAGTGGCACCCCATCGCCTCGGAGGGTTCGACCCCCTTGCAAGCGGGAGACACCCTCGGGATCGGTAACCGGCTGGAGCCCGTCCAATTTCAAATATTGCCCAATCAGAGGCCGCCCATCTCGCCGATCTCCCTCGCCCCGGGACGGCGCCTGGCCCTAGGACGTTTCCGCTTGATCCGCACGGGAGAGGAGTCGTTGTTTCGCCTGGCGGGCGCCGGCGAGACGCCGGTGGAGGTGATCCGCTCGCTCGGGGACGGCGCGGGAGAGCGTCGCTCCTACCGGGCCACGGACAACCCCGTCATCGGCGAGATCGGCGAAGAGGTCTTCGTCGCCGTCGGCGAAGGCCCGGAGCGTCGCAGCTACCGCCTCTATCTCGACAGCCCGGACCGGCCCGCGGCGACGCTGCCGGAGCTCGACCTGCACTACGACGGGGTGGATTGGCACGGCCGCTTCCGCGCCTCCGAGGGATCCATCGATTTCGGGCGGATCCACCAGCCGCAGCTGTTCACCGCGCCCTTCATCTCGCGCAACCACTTCCGCATCTCCATCGGCTCGCATGAGGGGCATCCGCGCTACGTCCTGTTCGTCGAGGCCCCGCACGGCCTCGCCGTCGGGAATCGCCGCTTTGCCCACGGATCGCAGGTCCTGCTGATGTCGGGGGTTTACCAACTGAATTTTCCGATGGACAGCCACGGCCGGAGCTTCGCTCCGGGCCAGTTGCGCCTGTTCCCCATCGAGGGAAGCTTCGCCGAATGGCGAACCGGCCCCTTGCTCCCCAATCACGATCGGGCGGTCCCGCCGCCTCCGCCACCCCCACCGCCGCCGCCCCCGCTGCCGCCTCGCCCGCCGCAGGCGCACCCCGCCTCGCCGGCGCGCCGGCCCGGTTGGCGTAATTTATGGGGTTGGTTGGAGGATTAAGCGTACGTCTCGGGCAGCGGGTTTCGCTTGGAAGTATACCAATCCAAGAGGATGGACTGGGAATCGACGAGGGGCGCCTGCTCGGACTCGCGCGCGACCTTCTCGTAATGCCCGTCATAGTGCAGGCGGCTGGCGCGGACGTTGTCCTGCAGCATGATCTCGAGGACGTTCACCTTGAGCTGCTCGCGCAGCTCGGCGTTGAGGATGGGGCAGAGCGTCTCGACGCGGTGGTCGAGGTTGCGCTCCATCAGGTCCGCGCTGCCGAAGAAGATCTCCTCCTCACCCCCGTTTTGAAAATAATAGATGCGATGGTGCTCGAGGAAGCGCCCGACGATCGAGATCACGCGGATATTGTCGCTGATCCCGGGGAGGCCCGGGCGCAGGCAGCAGACCCCACGGACGATCATGTCGATCTTCACCCCCGCCTGCGAGGCTCGGTAGAGGCTTTGGATGATGCGCGAGTCGGCGACGTGGTTGCACTTGAGGATGAGACGCGCCGGGCGGCCCGCGCGGGCGTGCTCGGCCTCGCGCTCGATGAGGGCGACCAATCCCTGCCGCAGGTTGACGGGGGCCACCAGCAATTTTTTGAAATTCCGCTTGTTGGAGTAGCCGGTCAGGTAGTTGAAGACCTCGGAGACGTCCTCGGCGATCTCGGGATCGGCGGTAAACAATCCGAGGTCGGTATAGACCTGCGCGGTCATCCGGTTGTAGTTGCCGGTGCCGACGTGCAGGTAGCGTCGAATCCCGTCTCCCTCCTTGCGCACCACCATGCAGAGCTTGGCGTGGGTCTTGAGGTTGACCAGGCCGTAGTTGACGTGGACGCCGACCTCGTCGAGCCGGTTGGCCCAGACGATGTTGTTGCGCTCGTCGAAGCGGGCCTTCAACTCGACCACCGCCGCGACCTGTTTGCCTTCCTCCGCCGCCTCGATCAGCTGGTCGACGATCGGCGAGTTGGGGCCGATGCGGTACAGGGTCATCTTGATGGCGATGACCTGCGGGTCGTCCACCGCGGCGCGGAGGAAGGACTCGACGGAGGTGAAGGACTCGTAGGGGTGATGCACCAGGTAGTCGCCGTAGCGGATCTGCTCGAAGAGCTTGTCCTTCTCCTCGTAGGGAAAAAGCACGCGCGGCGAAAAAGGCGGAAACTTCAGCTGCGGCAGGTGCAGCTTGGTGAGGGCCCACCAATCGCCGAAGAACATGCGCGTCTCCTTGCGCATCAGGACGTCCTCGCGGATCTGGAAGTTCTCGAGCAGGATGTCCAAAATGCGTTCGGGCATGGCCGCCTCGACCTTGAGCAGCGAGACCGCTCCGTAGCGGATCTGTTTCAGGCTCTTGTCGACGGACTCGAGCAGATCGTCGGCCTCGTCCTCCTGGATCACCAGGTCGGTGTCGCGGATGACGCGGAACAGGTAGACCTCTTCCACGGGAATGCCCGGAAAAAGCTCGCCGATGTTGCTGCGGATGACGTCCTCGAGGAAGACGAAGCTCTGCCCCGGCTTGGTACTGATGGACTCGGGGATGGGGATGAAGCGCGGCAGCATGCTGGGGATCTTGACCCGCGCGAACTTGCGTTCCCCCTCGTGCTGCAGGCCCACCGCGAAATTCATGCTGAGGTTGGAGATGTGCGGGAAGGGATGGGCCGGATCGAAGGCCAGCGGAGTCAGGACCGGAAAGATCTGCTTCTTGAAATAGTCCTTGAGATATTCCTGCACCGCCGGCGTGTACTGGGGGATCTCGAGGAAATGCACCCAGTTTTTCTCAAGCGCGGGCCGCAGCAGCTTTTCCCAGGCATCGCTCTGGTCCTTCATCATCTTGAAGGCGCGCTCGCGGACGGCCCGGATCTGTTGGCGGGCGCTCATCCCGTCGAGGCTGACGTCCTCGATCCCGGCGCGGATCTTCTTGAGCAGTGTGGCCATGCGGATCATGAAGAATTCGTCGAGGTTGGTGCCGACGATGGCCAAAAACTTGACCCGCTCGAGCAGGGGCAGCGAGGCGTCGTAGACCTGGTCGAGGACGCGCTGGTTGAACTCAAGCCAGCTGAGCTCGCGGTTGATGAAGAGGGCCGGATTGGAGAGGTTCTGCGGGTCGAGCTTGGTCCAATCCACCGGCGGCGCCGGAGGGGCGCTGTCAACGGAACTATTGGATAATACTCGCCATTTTTTCTTGCTGGGTTTCATAATGGGACGCGAAAGATTGTAATACAAGCACACCGCCCGCGACCACTTAAGAATTCCTCACAATCTTCGGACCAAGACTATAATAATCCGGCCTCCCGCTTCCCGGGGACATATACCCCTGAGCGGGTTTCGAGAAGTCGAACACCTTAAAGCCTTCTATATCTTCGACTTCTCGACCTTTCCCAGGACCGGCTTGAGGTCCTGGGAAAAAAGCGAAGGGGTATATGTCCCCGGGAAGCGGGAGGCCGCACCTCACTGAATCCAACGCCCGAAGCGATCCCAACGAAATCCCGCGATCCCCTCCTCCGGCCGGTCGTTGTGGTAACGCAGCGAGAGCCAGATGAACATCGCCCGCCCCTTGACGTTGGCGATGGGCACGAAGCCCCAGAAGCGCGAGTCCTGCGAGTTGTCTCGGTTGTCCCCCATCACGAAGAGGTGGTCGGCGGGCACGACGTATTCCTTGCGCTCTTCATAGTGCTGCGGGGCCTCCTGCTTGAGGTGGACGCGCTCGCCCAGCTTCTCGAGGTAGACGCGAAAATACTCCCAATTTTCGAAGGCCGGAATGGTCTTGAATTTGGAAGGGGCGCCGAAGGCCTCGACGGGCTCGAGGTCGAGCAGGCGCGGATTCTTGGCGCTCTTGCCCAGCACCGGCACTTGGACCGTCGGGAGCTTCTCGCCGTTGACGTAGACATCGTCGCCGTCGACCAGGACGCGGTCGCCGGGGAGGCCCACCACCCGCTTGATGTAGTCGAGACCCGGTTCTTTGGGATAGATGAAGACGATGGGCTCGCCGCGCTGCGGGTCCTTGTACTTCCACAACCAGCGGCTGGTGAAGGGGACGCGGATCCCGTAGATGAATTTGTTGACGAAGATGTGGTCGCCCACCATCAAGGTGGGGATCATCGAGCCGCTGGGGATCTTGAAGGCCTCGACGACGAAGGAGCGGAGAAACAGGGCGATGAAGACGGCGGTGAGCAGGGCCTCGACGTACTCGCGGGTCTTGGATTTCTCTTTGGCGGCCTTGCGGGCCGGCGGGGTTGCGATCGAGGCTTCGAATTTGTTTTCCATGAAATGCCTTTCCCTTAATCAATCTTCAACGCGGCCAGGAAGGCCTCCTGGGGGATCTCGACGTTGCCGACCTGCTTCATACGCTTCTTCCCCTCTTTTTGTTTCTCCAAAAGCTTGCGCTTGCGGGTGATGTCGCCGCCGTAGCACTTGGCCAGGACGTTCTTGCGCATCGCCTTGATCGTTTCGCGTGCCAGGATGCGGCCGCCCAGGGCCGCCTGGATCGCCACCTCGTACTGCTGCCGGGGAATGATCTCGCGCAGCTTCTCGCAGAGCTCGCGGCCGCGTTGGTAGGCCTTGTCCCGGTGCAGGATGACCGAGAGGGCGTCGACCACGTCCCCGTTGATCATGATGTTGAGCTTGACCAGCTCGCTGCCGCGGTAACCCAAAAGCTCGTAGTCGAAGGAGGCGTAGCCTTTGCTGAGGCTCTTCAGCTTGTCGTAGAAGTCGAAGACGATCTCGCTGAGCGGCAGCTCATACTCTAAAGCGATATGCGTCGGCGTCAGGTAATCCATCTTAACCTGAGTACCGCGGCGTCCCTCGCAGAGCTGGATGATGGCGCCGATGTACTCCGCGGGGATGTGGATCGTCGCCTTGATGTAGGGCTCTTGGATGCTCTCGATGTCCTGGGTCGCCGGCATCTTGGCCGGGTTGTCGATCGTCAGCTCCTCGCCCTGCACCGTCTTCACCATGTAGACGACGGTGGGCGCGGTGGAGATCAGGTTGAGGTTGTACTCGCGCTCGAGGCGCTCCTGGATGATCTCCATGTGGAGCAGGCCCAAGAAGCCGCAGCGGAAGCCGAAGCCCAGGGCCAGCGAGGTCTCGGGCTCGTACTGGAAGCTGGCGTCGTTGAGGCGGAGCTTTTCCAGGGAGTAGCGCAAATTTTCGTACTCGGCCGAATCCGTCGGGTAGATCCCGCAAAACACCATCGGCTTCACTTCCTTGAAGCCCGCCAGGGCCTGGGCCGCCGGCCGGCCGGCGTGGGTGACGGTGTCGCCGATCTTGATGTCGTGGATGTCCTTGATCGCCGCGGTGAAGAAGCCGACCTCCCCCGCGCCGAGCGACGCGACCTCGACGCCGTGGGGGGTGAAGACGCCCAGCTGGTCGATGGGGTGCTTCTTGCCCGTGGCCATGAAGAGGATCTCGTCGCCCTTCTTCACGGTTCCTTCCATGACGCGCATCAGGACGACGACGCCCTGGTAGGGGTCGAACCAAGAGTCGAAGATCAGGCCTTGCAGGGGCGCAGCCGGATCGCCCTTGGGCGGAGGAAAGACGGCGACGACGTGTTCGAGGATGTCCTCGATGCCGATGCCCGACTTGGCGCTGGCCTCGACGGCGTAGGTGGTGTCGAGGCCGATCACGTCCTCGATCTCTTTTTTCACCCGCGCCGGATCGGCCGCCGGGAGGTCGATCTTGTTCAAGACCGGGAAGATCTCGAGGTTGTTGTCGATGGCCACGTAGACGTTGGCCAAGGTCTGGGCCTGGATGCCCTGGGAGGCGTCGACCACCAAGATGGCGCCCTCGCAGGCAGCCAGCGAGCGCGAAACTTCGTAGTGGAAATCGACGTGGCCGGGGGTGTCGATTAGGTTGAGGATGTAGGTCTGGCCGTCCTTGGCCTTGTAGTTGAGGCGGACGGTCTGGGCCTTGATGGTGATGCCCCGCTCGCGCTCGAGCTCGAGCTTGTCCAAGAACTGGTCCTGCATCTCGCGGGAGCTCAAGGCGCCGGTGAACTCGAGTAGGCGGTCGGCGAGCGTGGACTTCCCGTGGTCGATGTGGGCGATGATCGAAAAATTGCGGATATTCTTCAGGGCGGGGACTTCGGGCATGGTGGGCTCTCTACTTGCCTTCCGTCCGGTCGTAAAGCCCGAGTTGCTCGCCGGGCAGCTCGGCCTTGTGCTTGTCGAGGATCAGGTCGATCCCCTGGCGGATGTACTCGGCGATGGGGACCTTCGTCTTGTCGTTTAAGGCCTTGAGCTTGTCGTTCTGCTCTTCGGTGATATAGACGGTCGTGCTGATTTTCTTGCGCTGGGCCATGGCAGGCCACCATAAATGACCATATATATAGTGTCAACCATGGGATGATGGGATGCGGCGCCGTCTCCAGAGCCACAGAACACTGCCAAGGGGCAGAAGGAGCCAGGCCCATCCGCTCGCCGGAACGGCGGCGTGCGTATTGAGGGAACAAAAACTTCCGCCTTGCAGGGAGGACGCGGTCCGTTCCGGCACGACTTCTTTGTCCGCCGGCTCGGCCCGGGGCTCGTCCGCGGGCGGGGGATTCGCGGGAGGGGGAGCTGGGGGCTCCTTCGGGCATAGCTCGACCTTGCATGGGGTCTTGGCCGCGAGCTTGGCGAGGCAATCGCAGGGCTCGAGGGTCGTGATTTTGACGGGCTTCTCGAGGCGGGTGACCTCCAGGGCCTCGATCAGGTCGTAGCTTTCGTTGACCCGCCTCAAGACCGATCGTTGGTTCAGTAAATTTCCGTCGTCCCGCACGCTGACAGCGCCCAGCACGTTCGCCGCCTCCGGATCGACCTCGGTGCAGGCCCTCATATACAGCGCGTCCTTGGCGCCGTCGGGATCGGGGCAGGCTTTGCGTTTGCATTCGATGGCCGCGAGGATTTCCTCGAAGCGGGGCGAGGCGCAAAGGTCGGTGACCACGGCCTTGAGGGGCTCCTGGCCCCCGGCCTGGGTCGAGATCAGCATGCAAGCGAATAGCAAACTCCACGACAGGTTGGTCTTGGTTTTCATCGTTCCTCCCGCTACGTTCCGGCCCTCGTTTTTAACTCCAATACATTTTAGACCTTATTCGCTGCCTTTGCCAGGTCGTCTCCAATCCCCGGCACTGAACGGATCTGCCGTATCGAGTCGCCCGTTTTTAAGCATGCGCAGCAACCCGCAAACCTCGAGCTTCTCGTCGACTGGGTAGCGCTCCTCTCCGGGCACGACGAACACCAGTTTTTCTAAATTCAGCAAAGAGACTATTTTTCGATGCGCCTCGGTTACCTTTGGGCTTTGGGAAAATTTAACCTCGAAGCCCAGCCTCTTCCCGCCGCGGATGAGCAATAGATCCAACTCCATCTGTCCGTGAACGGACCAAAAATAGATCTCTTCGTCGGTGGCGCGATAGAAGCGGGCGACCTCCTCCAGCGCAAAGCCCTCCCATGAAGCGCCCAACTTGGGATGGACTTGCAGGGCGGAATAATCCGCAATCCCAAGCAATTGATGAAAGATCCCAGAATCGCGGAAATAGATCTTGGGGCGCTTTACCTGGCGCTTCCCAATATTTTCGTACCAGGGATCGAGGCGCCGGATCATGAAGGTCCCCACCAACACATCGAGATAATTCTTAATGGTAGTGTCGGCCTTATCCAAAGAGCGGCCGATCTCGGAAGCCTGAAAGATCTGCCCGTGATAATGGGCCAGCATCATCCAAAAGCGCCGCAAAGCCGGTGCGGGAATGCGAATGCCCAACTGCGGAATATCCCGCTCGAGATAAGTGCGGATATAGCCCTCTCGCCAGGCGGCGCTCAGGGCATCGTCTTCCGCAAGATAGGAGCGCGGAAAACCGCCTCGCACCCAAAGCCTATCTTGATGTTCAAGCCCTACCTCGGTCAATGAAAAGGGATAAACGTCCAAGAAAGTGATTCGCCCCGCGAGGGTTTCCGAGCTTTGCTGGATCAAATCCCGCGAGGCGCTGCCCAAAATCAGAAACTTGGTCTTGGCCCCGGC harbors:
- the ppk1 gene encoding polyphosphate kinase 1, with translation MKPSKKKWRVLSNSSVDSAPPAPPVDWTKLDPQNLSNPALFINRELSWLEFNQRVLDQVYDASLPLLERVKFLAIVGTNLDEFFMIRMATLLKKIRAGIEDVSLDGMSARQQIRAVRERAFKMMKDQSDAWEKLLRPALEKNWVHFLEIPQYTPAVQEYLKDYFKKQIFPVLTPLAFDPAHPFPHISNLSMNFAVGLQHEGERKFARVKIPSMLPRFIPIPESISTKPGQSFVFLEDVIRSNIGELFPGIPVEEVYLFRVIRDTDLVIQEDEADDLLESVDKSLKQIRYGAVSLLKVEAAMPERILDILLENFQIREDVLMRKETRMFFGDWWALTKLHLPQLKFPPFSPRVLFPYEEKDKLFEQIRYGDYLVHHPYESFTSVESFLRAAVDDPQVIAIKMTLYRIGPNSPIVDQLIEAAEEGKQVAAVVELKARFDERNNIVWANRLDEVGVHVNYGLVNLKTHAKLCMVVRKEGDGIRRYLHVGTGNYNRMTAQVYTDLGLFTADPEIAEDVSEVFNYLTGYSNKRNFKKLLVAPVNLRQGLVALIEREAEHARAGRPARLILKCNHVADSRIIQSLYRASQAGVKIDMIVRGVCCLRPGLPGISDNIRVISIVGRFLEHHRIYYFQNGGEEEIFFGSADLMERNLDHRVETLCPILNAELREQLKVNVLEIMLQDNVRASRLHYDGHYEKVARESEQAPLVDSQSILLDWYTSKRNPLPETYA
- the lepB gene encoding signal peptidase I codes for the protein MENKFEASIATPPARKAAKEKSKTREYVEALLTAVFIALFLRSFVVEAFKIPSGSMIPTLMVGDHIFVNKFIYGIRVPFTSRWLWKYKDPQRGEPIVFIYPKEPGLDYIKRVVGLPGDRVLVDGDDVYVNGEKLPTVQVPVLGKSAKNPRLLDLEPVEAFGAPSKFKTIPAFENWEYFRVYLEKLGERVHLKQEAPQHYEERKEYVVPADHLFVMGDNRDNSQDSRFWGFVPIANVKGRAMFIWLSLRYHNDRPEEGIAGFRWDRFGRWIQ
- the lepA gene encoding elongation factor 4; the protein is MPEVPALKNIRNFSIIAHIDHGKSTLADRLLEFTGALSSREMQDQFLDKLELERERGITIKAQTVRLNYKAKDGQTYILNLIDTPGHVDFHYEVSRSLAACEGAILVVDASQGIQAQTLANVYVAIDNNLEIFPVLNKIDLPAADPARVKKEIEDVIGLDTTYAVEASAKSGIGIEDILEHVVAVFPPPKGDPAAPLQGLIFDSWFDPYQGVVVLMRVMEGTVKKGDEILFMATGKKHPIDQLGVFTPHGVEVASLGAGEVGFFTAAIKDIHDIKIGDTVTHAGRPAAQALAGFKEVKPMVFCGIYPTDSAEYENLRYSLEKLRLNDASFQYEPETSLALGFGFRCGFLGLLHMEIIQERLEREYNLNLISTAPTVVYMVKTVQGEELTIDNPAKMPATQDIESIQEPYIKATIHIPAEYIGAIIQLCEGRRGTQVKMDYLTPTHIALEYELPLSEIVFDFYDKLKSLSKGYASFDYELLGYRGSELVKLNIMINGDVVDALSVILHRDKAYQRGRELCEKLREIIPRQQYEVAIQAALGGRILARETIKAMRKNVLAKCYGGDITRKRKLLEKQKEGKKRMKQVGNVEIPQEAFLAALKID
- a CDS encoding ribbon-helix-helix domain-containing protein, with the protein product MAQRKKISTTVYITEEQNDKLKALNDKTKVPIAEYIRQGIDLILDKHKAELPGEQLGLYDRTEGK
- a CDS encoding ATP-binding protein is translated as MNRTDYYPLIDQAFRVTPIVALLGPRQSGKTTLAKQYIARDVSPHSGPAHFFDLEDPVHLGRLQNAKLALENLQGLVVLDEIQREPDLFPVLRVLADRAGAKTKFLILGSASRDLIQQSSETLAGRITFLDVYPFSLTEVGLEHQDRLWVRGGFPRSYLAEDDALSAAWREGYIRTYLERDIPQLGIRIPAPALRRFWMMLAHYHGQIFQASEIGRSLDKADTTIKNYLDVLVGTFMIRRLDPWYENIGKRQVKRPKIYFRDSGIFHQLLGIADYSALQVHPKLGASWEGFALEEVARFYRATDEEIYFWSVHGQMELDLLLIRGGKRLGFEVKFSQSPKVTEAHRKIVSLLNLEKLVFVVPGEERYPVDEKLEVCGLLRMLKNGRLDTADPFSAGDWRRPGKGSE